One genomic region from Hoeflea algicola encodes:
- the coaBC gene encoding bifunctional phosphopantothenoylcysteine decarboxylase/phosphopantothenate--cysteine ligase CoaBC, with amino-acid sequence MASLTIRNLDESAKQMLRERAARNGRSMEEEMRSILAGLEAGPDTLASGSRTAPVPLAPSAAERQTLAGKRILLIISGGIAAYKSLDLIRRLRERGAQVRPLMTAAAQEFVTPLAVGALAADHVYTDLFSREDEQDVGHIRLARDCDLICVAPATADLMAKMANGMANDLASTVLLATTQPVLIAPAMNPAMWAHKATRRNVETLGRDGIHFIGPMAGEMAESGEAGKGRMAEPLQIVAGIEALLDNSPRPLAGRRAIVTSGPTHEPIDPVRYIANRSSGKQGHAIAGALARLGAEVTLVSGPVTIADPAGVTVIRVESAANMLEAVTAALPADIAVFVAAVADWRVATSAANKIKKKEGEGPAPLQLMENPDILKTIGHHADRPHLVVGFAAETADVVSNAQAKLARKGADFIVANDVSPATGIMGGDRNRVRIVSKDGVEDWPDLSKGEVADRLAARIAEAF; translated from the coding sequence ATGGCCAGTCTGACAATTCGCAATCTGGACGAATCTGCCAAGCAGATGCTGCGCGAAAGGGCCGCCAGAAACGGCCGCTCGATGGAAGAGGAGATGCGCTCTATCCTGGCCGGGTTGGAGGCTGGTCCCGATACGCTGGCTTCTGGATCCAGAACCGCGCCAGTACCGCTCGCGCCAAGCGCTGCTGAACGCCAGACGCTTGCCGGCAAACGCATCCTGCTGATCATCTCCGGCGGCATTGCCGCCTACAAATCGCTCGATCTGATCCGCCGCCTGCGTGAGCGCGGCGCGCAGGTCCGGCCGTTGATGACGGCCGCCGCACAGGAGTTCGTCACACCGCTGGCCGTTGGCGCGCTCGCCGCCGATCACGTCTATACCGATCTGTTTTCCCGTGAGGATGAACAGGATGTCGGCCATATCCGCCTAGCGCGCGATTGCGATCTCATCTGCGTCGCACCCGCCACCGCCGATCTGATGGCCAAGATGGCCAACGGAATGGCAAATGATCTCGCTTCCACCGTGCTGCTTGCCACCACCCAGCCGGTGCTGATCGCACCTGCCATGAACCCGGCGATGTGGGCGCACAAGGCCACCCGCCGCAATGTCGAGACGCTCGGGCGGGACGGCATCCACTTCATCGGCCCGATGGCAGGCGAAATGGCCGAATCAGGCGAGGCCGGCAAGGGCCGCATGGCCGAGCCGCTGCAGATCGTCGCCGGCATCGAGGCGCTGCTGGACAACAGCCCCAGGCCGCTCGCCGGCAGGCGCGCCATCGTTACTTCCGGGCCGACCCACGAGCCGATCGACCCGGTGCGTTACATCGCCAACCGCTCGTCCGGCAAGCAGGGCCACGCCATCGCTGGCGCACTCGCCCGGCTAGGTGCCGAGGTGACGCTGGTCTCCGGACCGGTGACCATTGCCGATCCCGCTGGCGTCACTGTCATCCGGGTCGAGAGTGCGGCCAATATGCTTGAAGCCGTGACCGCCGCTCTGCCTGCCGACATCGCCGTCTTTGTTGCCGCCGTTGCTGATTGGCGGGTGGCAACTTCCGCCGCAAACAAGATCAAGAAGAAGGAAGGCGAGGGCCCCGCGCCGCTGCAGCTCATGGAAAACCCCGACATTCTCAAGACCATCGGCCACCATGCCGACCGCCCCCACCTCGTGGTCGGCTTTGCCGCCGAAACCGCCGACGTGGTCTCCAACGCGCAGGCCAAGCTCGCCCGCAAGGGCGCTGATTTCATCGTCGCCAACGACGTCTCGCCCGCCACCGGCATCATGGGCGGCGACCGCAACCGTGTTCGCATCGTTTCGAAAGACGGTGTTGAGGACTGGCCGGACCTGAGCAAGGGTGAGGTTGCTGATCGATTGGCGGCACGGATTGCTGAGGCGTTCTGA
- a CDS encoding DUF6979 family protein, producing the protein MGAIIPLRIPDIEHQNSNWDRAVGKYGEAATAAAILLSQNQAMPPRLAWESAVRDIFPNSKSSRMKGCPRDAFLALCGNGDIRNVASGSYTRSIKNKGYVERALAAIRSDPNLALNQKALWLVVMNGTKKMENSQMDVLSALYLNGHIK; encoded by the coding sequence GTGGGGGCTATCATTCCGCTCAGAATTCCAGATATTGAACATCAAAACAGTAATTGGGATAGGGCAGTGGGAAAATACGGCGAAGCCGCTACCGCCGCGGCAATTCTTCTTTCTCAAAATCAAGCAATGCCTCCGCGGCTCGCATGGGAATCGGCCGTCAGGGACATTTTCCCAAACAGCAAATCTTCACGGATGAAGGGGTGTCCTCGGGATGCCTTTCTCGCGCTCTGCGGCAATGGTGATATTCGAAATGTTGCATCGGGTAGCTACACTCGATCCATAAAGAACAAAGGATACGTGGAACGCGCCTTGGCAGCAATCCGCTCAGATCCTAACCTCGCGCTAAACCAGAAAGCACTATGGTTGGTTGTAATGAACGGCACGAAAAAGATGGAAAATTCACAAATGGACGTATTGTCCGCTTTATACCTAAATGGGCACATCAAATAG
- a CDS encoding FitA-like ribbon-helix-helix domain-containing protein, with product MAKLIIRNLNDSVKQASRARAVRHGVSMQTARVL from the coding sequence GTGGCAAAACTGATCATTCGCAATCTCAATGACTCGGTGAAACAGGCGTCGCGCGCTCGCGCAGTGCGGCATGGTGTGTCCATGCAGACGGCCCGCGTGCTGTAG
- the ubiE gene encoding bifunctional demethylmenaquinone methyltransferase/2-methoxy-6-polyprenyl-1,4-benzoquinol methylase UbiE: protein MSDQRVSAQGGMQTSYGFRTVADGEKQTLVNDVFHKVAKRYDIMNDVMSAGMHRVWKNAMIASLNPPRRPGFRFLDVAGGTGDIAFRIVEASDRQATGTVLDINGSMLAVGADRAVKNGYADNLDFVEANAEELPFEDNSFDAYTIAFGIRNVPDIDKALREAYRVLRRGGRFLCLEFSEVEMPILDRVYDAWSFNGIPAMGKAIAGDAEPYQYLVESIRKFPRQRDFAAMIERAGFARVGYTNYTGGVAALHSGWKI from the coding sequence ATGTCCGATCAACGCGTCTCCGCACAAGGCGGAATGCAGACCAGTTACGGGTTCCGCACCGTCGCCGACGGTGAAAAGCAGACCCTTGTCAATGATGTCTTCCACAAGGTGGCCAAGCGCTACGACATCATGAACGATGTGATGTCGGCGGGCATGCACCGGGTCTGGAAGAACGCCATGATCGCCAGCCTCAATCCGCCACGGCGCCCAGGCTTCCGGTTTCTCGACGTGGCCGGTGGCACCGGCGACATTGCCTTCCGTATTGTCGAGGCCTCCGACCGCCAGGCCACCGGCACGGTTCTCGACATCAACGGCTCGATGCTCGCCGTCGGGGCTGATCGCGCCGTCAAGAATGGCTATGCCGACAATCTTGATTTTGTTGAAGCCAACGCCGAGGAGCTGCCTTTCGAGGATAACAGTTTCGACGCCTATACCATCGCCTTCGGCATTCGCAACGTGCCCGATATCGACAAGGCACTGCGCGAAGCATACCGGGTTCTCCGTCGTGGCGGCCGCTTCCTCTGCCTGGAATTTTCCGAGGTTGAAATGCCGATCCTTGACCGCGTCTATGACGCCTGGTCGTTTAATGGCATTCCGGCCATGGGCAAGGCAATTGCCGGTGACGCCGAGCCCTATCAGTATCTGGTCGAATCGATCCGCAAGTTTCCGCGCCAGCGCGATTTCGCAGCAATGATCGAGCGTGCCGGTTTTGCCCGCGTTGGCTACACCAATTACACCGGCGGCGTCGCAGCGCTGCATTCGGGCTGGAAGATCTGA
- a CDS encoding MerR family transcriptional regulator: protein MMNISIGELAKRSRVKIPTIRYYEQIGLLAAAARTEGNQRRYERADLDRLNFIRHARELGFEIDDIRELLAMTAEPQASCHQVDSIARNHLAEIDQRIKRLQALRSELKRMVSECGHGRICNCRIIEVLADHGQCETEH from the coding sequence ATTATGAATATTTCAATCGGTGAACTGGCCAAGCGGTCGAGGGTCAAGATCCCGACGATCCGTTATTACGAGCAGATCGGCCTGCTGGCAGCGGCTGCGCGCACCGAAGGCAACCAGAGACGATACGAACGCGCCGACCTGGACCGGCTCAATTTCATCCGCCATGCCCGCGAACTGGGCTTCGAGATCGACGACATTCGCGAACTGCTGGCGATGACGGCGGAACCGCAGGCATCTTGCCACCAGGTCGACAGCATTGCCCGCAATCACCTGGCGGAAATCGATCAGCGCATCAAGCGGCTTCAGGCACTGCGCAGCGAATTGAAGCGGATGGTGTCGGAATGCGGCCATGGCCGTATCTGCAATTGCCGGATCATCGAGGTTCTGGCCGACCATGGCCAATGCGAGACCGAGCACTGA
- a CDS encoding GNAT family N-acetyltransferase, translating to MITYRPISLDDHDAQPLSDEAWSDGYPFVERMLHDWKSGANRFDGPGERLIGAFDDGKLIGFCGLNRDPYLSENAGRIRHLYVSLSHRHRGIARALEARTLDGAEAWFPRIRLRATPQSRKFYERLGFVPVDEPEATHSKSLR from the coding sequence ATGATCACCTATCGTCCGATTTCGCTCGATGACCACGACGCTCAGCCGCTCTCCGATGAAGCATGGAGCGACGGCTATCCATTCGTGGAAAGGATGCTGCATGACTGGAAGTCCGGCGCCAACCGATTTGACGGACCCGGCGAGCGGCTGATCGGCGCTTTCGATGATGGCAAGCTGATTGGTTTCTGCGGCCTCAACCGCGATCCCTATCTGAGCGAAAATGCCGGACGCATCCGCCACCTCTATGTCAGTCTTAGCCATCGTCACCGAGGCATCGCCCGGGCGCTGGAAGCCCGAACGCTCGATGGCGCCGAGGCCTGGTTTCCCCGCATTCGCCTGCGTGCCACGCCCCAGTCGCGAAAATTTTATGAGCGTCTCGGTTTTGTGCCGGTGGATGAACCTGAGGCGACGCATTCCAAATCGTTGCGGTGA